The genomic segment TTTTCGATTCAGGGTTTGCTGGCCAACCGGTGGTATGCAAAAATGCAATCCTAGATAGTTTTTGTTTAATCGGAATTCCGCTAATTTTTTCCGGAAACGATTCTGCTATCCCTGGTCCTTTCAACATCAACCCGGCAGGAGTATCTCCGATTTTTGATATGGTATACATCACACAATCTTCTAATCGCACCGCACTATCCTGACCGAGCATGGCAAGTCTGGATAAATCATTACCCTGTCCATATCCGAGGAACCCAAGCGTATCTTGACTATCAATCAGACTAACATTGCAATACGATGATAAATCGAATAATATACCCGGTTGTGGTTTCAACAATTTCGTCGGTTCGTTATATCGCTCTCGAAGCAATTGTGCCGGGTCATAAGGCAGCTCATCAAGTTTTTTCGGTAACGGACTCCAGAAATAGTCTGCAGCGAGAATATAAGCATAAATTTGCTTGAACTCTTTCTCGAGTGCAGTAGCGTTTCCAAAATAGCCAGTCCAAGTCGTTTGCATCATTCCGTAAGCATTCTTCTTTGCGCAATACTGACTGAACCCTTCGATATTCTTCGGAATATACCAGGTACATCCAATCGTTCTAAAACCGTGTTCCTGATAGAAATCAATGCTTGGATAAACGGTTTTTGGAGCGTAATGCCAATCCGCAATAACGATATCTTTGGGAAGCGTATCAATTTTCGATTTAAACTTTTCCTTTAAAAGGATATCGCCCCACATCATCGTTTTAACCCCTTTTTGTTTTAGGTGTTCGTAAAGTTTCAACGTGTCCAAATAATATAAATCTACCAGTCCGACTTTTTTACATTCTTCATGCACCGGGAACGTACCGCGCATCTCGAATTCGTCATGACCAATATGGAGATATTCCGGTTTATCAAACAGGTCAATTGCTTCATCAATCATTTTAAATATAAACTCGTAGCTTTTCGGATTTAACGGACAGTATGCATACGGCATCGCACTATCTTCAACAAATTCGAGATTCTTTTTCGCCCGGAAAACGAACTCGAGATGACCAAGTGTCTGAACTAACGGTGTAACCGTTATAAAATGGTCTTTTGCGCATTGGAGAACCTTTTTAAATTCCGATTTCGTTATCGCAGCCGGCTGGTTAACTTCCGGCACCGATTCCCATTGTATCCCCTGTTCAACTTCATACACAATATGATTGATTTTATATCGGGAAAAAACCCGGTCGATGAGTCGAGTATGAAACCAGATGGAATCCTTATCCGCTAGGAGATGGATACATCGATATTTAAATTGTGGTTTATCAAAAATCTCCGCTCCCTTCGCAACAAGTGAAAAATCATGGTGTTGCCGAAGTAATTGTTTAAACGATTGTGTACCGTAGTAGGTTCCCAACGGATCACTCCCAGCGATAATTGCATACTCTTTCGTTACCCGAAGTATATATCCCTGTTCACCAGGATAAGTTTTAGTGACCCCAATATTCTCATGGTGGCAGATTTGTTTACTTATCGGATTCACCCACGGTTCACCAATAACAATCGCATTAGTTATTTTCCCGAATTTATATTTCGATGCGGATACAACTTCTAGATTGAATCCGGCAAGTTCGGCTATCTCCTGATTCAATTCTTCTGCTGCTTTCGCGTTTTCTTTCGATGGATTGGAGGCAATAACGATTTTAGTCTCCTTATTAATACGAAAATCATTCTCTAACAATTTCAGATACATCGGTTGGGGAATAATTACCACTGGCTTCGGCTGGGGAATGAGCGCGTCAGCTATAGGAATCGGATTCGTTCCTTCAGTTGCAGACGGTTTGAGCGGAGCGATATCTCCACGGTACGAAATAAACTTGCCATTAAATTCGATTCCTTTCAGGATACCAAACCGCACAGAGTTATGAAATGAACCAGCACAGAACGACCAGCTCGATGTTTCTTGATGCGGGAGTTCGTTCCGACAGAAGTTTATCCGCCAATATCGTTCATTGTATCCGCGCACTGCTAAGGTTGAAAACGGTATCTTAAATTCTGCTATCCAAGCATTCAACTCTCTCCCGGTTTTAACTTCCCAAACGAGTTTGGTTTCCGCTCCAGCATATCGTTCATCACCATGGAACATCGAATATTTTGTACCGAGAATATTGGTTACGAAATGATAATAATTATTATTTACCGTAACCATAAACGGAGAAATGAATACTTCAAATGAATCATCGAGATATACCGGGTCGTTTTCGGTTGTAAACTTTCCAACCAGTTGTTCCATTTTCGATTCATACCCACGAAATGCAATATAGATATTCTCGGAATCATACACTATCCAGACTTCGGTTTGCTCCCGTTTCGGCATTGCCGTCTGATAATCGAGAAAATTCGTTACCGGTTTTGCTTTCTGCCAGCAAGCATCATCAAGGATGCCATCTACATTCGGGGGCGGGTCAGCATAAACCGCAACTATTTCTGGTAAAGGTTGTTGAAGCGGAGCACCAAATCCTATCCCCGAAATGAATGAGAGCATAACTAATAATCCACCTAAACAAATTCTCCAACAGGTAACCATATTACCTAACTCCTTCCTATTCGACCAAACTTTAGCTCAGGATTTATACCCTTTAGGGGTAGCTAATTTTCTTAAGGTAAACGCCTGATAACCTCGACTAAAGTCAGATAGAAATATAGTTTTATTCGACAATTTATTGTCGTGTGGCATTGGTAATCTTATGTTCCGAATAGTTTTGGATAGATATTATACTTGAAAATCGAACAAAATAAAACTGTTAATCTCAAAATAGTGAGTATCTCCAGCGGAATTGATTTTCCTATCATGACTTTATTTCTGAGAAGGCACCTACTAAAAGCGGAATGAGAATAGAGCAATACCGTTTAACTCTATCCCCACTCAACTATCACCATGTTATACTTTAAATAAATCTCCCATCCGTTTCCCAAGAAGTTTGCTGGCGATAAGGAACGAAATTATCAAAATTCCCATACCGAGAACGCCCATCGCACTCGCGATTTGCGGTCCATCAGTTACCCGCCCGAGTAATGCATAGATAGCTTTCGTTATCGGGTAATATCTCTCTTGCATTGCGAGGATAAGACTATCACTTACTTCCAGCATCGCAAACGCAAAGGCAAGCACGCTACCCACCAAAACATGCATGAAGATTAAGGGGAAGGTTACTCGTAAAAACGTCTGACTCGGTTTTGCTCCGAGACTTGAAGAGGCTTCTTCGAGCGTGACACTACATTGCTGGAACCCGGCATACGCTGACCGAACCATATACGGCAACCGGCGAATGGTATATCCGATAATCAGTAATGGAACCGGATTAACTCGCGGGTCAAGAAACGTTCCGGAAAAACAGGTTAAATATCCGAATGCTAGGACGAGTCCGGGGATGGTTAAACTTAACATCGTTAAAATATCCAACATCATTGCTCCGCGAATCTTCTTCCGCGCAACCAGATAGGCAATACTAACTCCGATAAGAATATTGAGAAACGTACTCGCAGCACTTAACATCAAACTATTCCTGATACTGCTAATCGCTAAGGGATGCGCAAATGCTAACTGATAATATTTCAGTGTCCATTTAGTTGGCAGAACGGTCATAAACCATTCATCCGAAAATGAAGTTAAGATGACGCCAAGATGGGGCAGAACGGAAATGAAAATTAAAAGAATCAACAACAACGATAGAACGATAGAACGAATGAACTGGATAACTTTATTGTTATCTTTTCGTTCTGAAACAACGATTTCGGTTTTTCGAGTTAAGCTCGCATATCCTTTCGTACCGCCGATTTTTTTACTAACGATAAATAGCAGAATAGTTAAGAACAGCACAGATACGACTAACGCATAGCCCATCGGGTTCACGGCCATATCCGTTATCATTTCGAATATCATTATGGGAACAACTTTCCGATATTCAAAAATCAGCGGAGTACCTAAATCTGCAAATGACCATAAGAAAACGATTACCGCACCAGCAAAATATCCGGGTAAAATTAACGGCAGGGTTACGGTTCTCCAGCGTCGGAACGGTTTCGCACCAAGACTGGCTGCAGCTTCTTCTAAACTCAGGTCGAGATTAGCTAAACTTGCGGTTAAGTTTAAATACATTATCGGATATAAATGGAGCGTTTCGAGAATAACCACGCCCCAGAATCCCGCTGCACCAAGAAAATCGAGCGGTTCCGCAATCAGCCCGAATTGTATCAGCAGCAGATTGACTGACCCAAACCGAGCAAGCAGTTGCTTAAATCCGATTGCGCCGACAAACGGCGGGACGATTAACGGTAGTAATACTAACCCGCTGAAAATCCGTTTCCCGAAAAACTGGTATCGTCGGAATATCAGCGATAATGGGAAACTAATCAGCGTGGTTAACAGCGTTACTACCAGTGCAAGATGGAAACTATTACGTAACCCCTGCTGGATAATCGGATGAGTTAATAGAAGTTTAAAATAGGTTAAATCAAATTGCCCGTCTATCCAAACCGATTGCTCAACCACATAGAATATTGGGTAGATGAAAAAAACCACAAAGAAGAGTAGGAGAATAGCAAGTAATCCAAACTTCATAACCGATTTATATAAAGACCGCTAAGAACGCAAAAGTTATTGAGTTCCATTAGCGCTCTTTGCGAGTAATAGACCTTATCCCGAATGGTACATGAAAAACAATCCCTCGTTTACTTGCGCAAGGAAGAGATTTAGTGACGAAATTCCGCCATTCTTGATCCCGCTTATACCCCCTATCTGAAGATAGGAAGTAATCAGTTTAGGGGATTGGATAGCCCCAAACTTGAGCCCAGAGAAACAAATGCATCATGAATACACCTTAGGGTTTAACCCCGAGCTATACTCAATATAAGAGACAACGTCAATTGCAAAATTTGGGGGTATAACAATTATTCTTTTAGAACTATAATATGTTCAGGAGGAAATGAAATGTTGATTTTTTCTCCCGGTTTAACCGACACTGCTTTTGCTTCAGTTACTACGGCTTTCCATTCCAACCCAGTAGCGAGATGGAACCAAATTTGCTCCTGTTCCCCTTGAAAACTTGCGCTAACTATATCTGCAGAAAACCGGTTCATCGGGCTATGTTCGTACTCGGTACTTGATGCTTGGTACTTTTGTAACTGGATTGATTCCGGTCGAATTGAGCATATCACTGATTGACCTGGTTGAACGGGAATAGAACCCTGATTCGCTATTAGTTGCCCGAGTTCGGTCTGAATAAGAATCTGATTGTGTTCTAGTATCTGTTGTATCGTTCCATTAATCAGATTGGTTTCCCCGATAAACCCGGCAACGAAACTATTAACTGGTTGATAATATATTTCTTTTGGCGTCCCGACTTGCAAGATTCTCCCATCGCGCATTACAGCGATTCGGTCAGCTAATGATAACGCTTCTTTACAATCATGCGTTACATAAATCGTCGTTACTCCTGATTCCCGATGGATAGCCCGAATTTCTTCTCGCATTTCAATTCGAAGTTTCGCATCTAGGTTCGCTAACGGTTCATCGAGCAGCAATAAATCTGGCGAAATAACCAAAGCGCGAGCTACCGCGACTCGCTGCTGTTCTCCTCCCGATAACGTTCCCGGACTCCGTTTCTCATACCCTGAAAGTTTAACTAACGCCAATATCTCCGCAACTTTCTTCTTTCGGTCAGCTATCGGGATATTGCGCGTTCTCAATCCATACTCGATATTTTTCGCTACGGTTAAATGCGGGAATAACGCATAGTTCTGGAATACAAACCCGATATTCCGCTGATACGGCGGGAATTCATTTACCCGCTGGTCATTGAAATAAATATCACCCGTATCCGGTTGATAGAATCCGGCTAATAACCGAAGAAGAGTAGTTTTCCCACACCCTGACGGACCGAGGAGAAAAAACAATTCCCCAGCGTCAATCTTAAGATTAATATCATTGAGAATGAGCTTATCGGCAATAGAAAGTTTGATTTGGTTTAAAGTTACCGAAACCATAAAAAACAAGCCACGATTGAACTCGAATTATCGTTTATCGCTTATATTATACAATATTTTATTTAATTAGATTCGAGAAAATTCGTGGCTTAATTTTTCGAGTTTTAAACAACCTAATTATTCCGATAATATCTAGTAAACTGTGAATTTAAAGGTTGCACTTGTTGGCTTTTATAAGTTTAACACTAACAATTAATTCTTGCGGGTATCATTTACTAGATTTGCTCCGGTTGCTCAATGTTCATGCTGGTTAATTGTTGCAGTTTCTTTTCTTGCTCTTGCAGTAACCGAGATAACACTTCCCCATAATATTCCATCAGTTTTTCCATCTGCGGAATCAGAATATAAAAATATTCCAACTTAAACTTGTCATATTCTAATGGTTTCTTTTTTAGTTTCTGGACGATTTGGAAACTATGCTGAATGAGCATGAATAATTGAATCAGGTTCGGTGCAGATTGATATTGCTCCTGCATCGGCGCAATGTGCGCCGGACTCGGAACTCCTATCGGTTTGTATAGAGCTTTCTGCGGTTGTGTTTTTTTCCTCGCACGATTCCGTTCAGATTGTTGATATAACGCTTCCCGATATCCCAGTGCTCGAGCCGATACCAACTCTTTCAAATCCGGGTCTAAGTCTTTTAATTGTAAAAATCGATAGATGGTGGTTATGCTCATTTTTAAAAGTTTTGCCGTCTGTTCATAGAAGTCTGGGAAAGCAAGTTCTCCTTTGGATAACTTGCTTTTTTGATATTCTTCACTCATATGGTCACCTCCGTGTTTAATCTTTCCATAGACCTGTTCAAACCGGTGTTTTCGTTCGAGAATCGCTTCGCAGAGCTCTAGCGGAGTCAAGTCTTTCCTTTGCATATTTTCCGATAATTGCATGTCAAACTGTTTTAACTTGGATATTGCGGATTGCTTATCCTGACTGTTTATTTCGAGCTTAGTCAAGGTGTAGTTCAAAGATGATTCTATTTTGTTATTTGAATTTGGAATGGTAAATTTAGTTTCGTTACCTGCTATTTCTTCCTTCGAACTTTGTATTTGAACTATCGCTGGAATTTCTTGCCAGCCGAGCAATTCAGCTGCTTTCAATCTTCTGAATCCAGCAATCAATGCATAATCTGATGTTACCACTATTGGATGTAATAATCCATGGTGTTTGATATCTTCCGCTAACTCGGTTATATTACCGAAATCAAACCGAGCACGAAAACCAATTTTTATTGAAGCAATCGAAACATTCTGCATACCATCTTCTCTCCTGTTACCACTAAGACACAAAGACGCCAAGGTTCATGTTTAAAAATGCTCATTTTACCATGTAAACCGATTCTACTTTGGTACTCTGTGGCTTAGTAGCTAAATTATTGTTTCAGATTTCGATATTCAAATTTGTTTCAGTTATAATAATTCATTTATTTAACCGCAGGGTGTCTCTATACTCTAGAAAAATATAGCCAAGAAAAATTATGCTTGGTAAGTAAAGGAAAGAGTGTGGTTAACTGATAAAAGACCGCTTTTAGAAAAAAGATGGTTTGAAAATTTCTCTCTCTGGGCTTGAATCGGAATTGAACGGTTCAATTCCGATTCTGCTCCATTGCTACTTGACAACCCAGTCGGTTCTGTGTTTTAATATATGAACATATAATCATACATTGGATTTAATATGTTTTTTATGCGAGAGATAGCCGAGTTATTTAACCTATTATCTGACCAGACCCGATTGCGGATTCTAAATCTCTTATTCCAACGACCATTATGTGTCTGTGAGTTGGAAGAAGTACTGCAGATGTCACAATCGCGGATATCGCATCAGTTGAAATTGTTACGCGCTGCCAATCTGGTTATAGATGAACGTGACCGGCAATGGATAATCTATCGTATCCAACCGCAAACGGAACATTTCTCGCAACTGATTCTCGATATTTTGCGACAATGGCTCGAACAGAACGAAATCGCGAAATCGGATTTAGCGCGGTTGCAAGAATGCATGGTTTGCGGCTCGAGAAGAACGACTGTTTGTAATGGTAATCGCAAAATCCAAAATCCAAATGTCAAATAAATCATTGAATCACAGTAATCCTTTAATCGATTTGGATTTAAACGATTTATTTGGACTATGAAATTTGAAATTTGAATTTTCAAAATTTTATGATGTTACTCCAGAAAATTTTGGGCGGCGGATTGTCTGCCCTACTCGATTATCTATCCGCGCATGTATTAACCTGTCTCGTACCGGCATTTTTTATCGCTGGTGGAATAGCGGTATTCGTTTCGCAAACTGCGGTGATGAAATATTTCGGGGCGCAAGCGAAAAAATGGGTTGCGTATAGTGTCGCGTCAGTTTCCGGAACTATCCTTGCAGTATGCTCATGTACCATATTGCCGTTATTCGGTGGGATATATAAACGCGGAGCTGGGCTTGGTCCCGCAACTGCGTTTCTCTATTCTGGTCCGGCGATAAATGTTCTTGCTATCGTTTATACTGCGCGGTTGTTAGGATTCGAGTTAGGGCTCGCGCGTGCTCTCGGTGCAATTTCGTTTTCCATTATCATCGGATTAATTATGGCTTGGCTATGGCGGAAAGAGGAAACGGTTAAAAATAGTAATAATCAAATGTTTATTCTGCCGGATGACCAGAAACCTAAACATGGTGGAATAACTATTCTCTATTTTTCGGTTCTCGTCGGTATCCTGATTTTTGGTGCAGCGAAAAAATGGATAATAACCGGCATTCTATTAGTCAGTCTCGGAATTATCCTATATCGTTGGTATAAAAAAGAGGAGTTGAAAGAATGGATGTTCC from the bacterium genome contains:
- a CDS encoding family 20 glycosylhydrolase, translating into MVTCWRICLGGLLVMLSFISGIGFGAPLQQPLPEIVAVYADPPPNVDGILDDACWQKAKPVTNFLDYQTAMPKREQTEVWIVYDSENIYIAFRGYESKMEQLVGKFTTENDPVYLDDSFEVFISPFMVTVNNNYYHFVTNILGTKYSMFHGDERYAGAETKLVWEVKTGRELNAWIAEFKIPFSTLAVRGYNERYWRINFCRNELPHQETSSWSFCAGSFHNSVRFGILKGIEFNGKFISYRGDIAPLKPSATEGTNPIPIADALIPQPKPVVIIPQPMYLKLLENDFRINKETKIVIASNPSKENAKAAEELNQEIAELAGFNLEVVSASKYKFGKITNAIVIGEPWVNPISKQICHHENIGVTKTYPGEQGYILRVTKEYAIIAGSDPLGTYYGTQSFKQLLRQHHDFSLVAKGAEIFDKPQFKYRCIHLLADKDSIWFHTRLIDRVFSRYKINHIVYEVEQGIQWESVPEVNQPAAITKSEFKKVLQCAKDHFITVTPLVQTLGHLEFVFRAKKNLEFVEDSAMPYAYCPLNPKSYEFIFKMIDEAIDLFDKPEYLHIGHDEFEMRGTFPVHEECKKVGLVDLYYLDTLKLYEHLKQKGVKTMMWGDILLKEKFKSKIDTLPKDIVIADWHYAPKTVYPSIDFYQEHGFRTIGCTWYIPKNIEGFSQYCAKKNAYGMMQTTWTGYFGNATALEKEFKQIYAYILAADYFWSPLPKKLDELPYDPAQLLRERYNEPTKLLKPQPGILFDLSSYCNVSLIDSQDTLGFLGYGQGNDLSRLAMLGQDSAVRLEDCVMYTISKIGDTPAGLMLKGPGIAESFPEKISGIPIKQKLSRIAFLHTTGWPANPESKIGQYIINYQDGTKSFVDLKYGINIHSWLDNVSPPQLSVAWKGKLRDGKRITIRSYIWWNPYPEKEISTIDFVATDGSVAPILLAVTGLV
- a CDS encoding iron ABC transporter permease, whose product is MKFGLLAILLLFFVVFFIYPIFYVVEQSVWIDGQFDLTYFKLLLTHPIIQQGLRNSFHLALVVTLLTTLISFPLSLIFRRYQFFGKRIFSGLVLLPLIVPPFVGAIGFKQLLARFGSVNLLLIQFGLIAEPLDFLGAAGFWGVVILETLHLYPIMYLNLTASLANLDLSLEEAAASLGAKPFRRWRTVTLPLILPGYFAGAVIVFLWSFADLGTPLIFEYRKVVPIMIFEMITDMAVNPMGYALVVSVLFLTILLFIVSKKIGGTKGYASLTRKTEIVVSERKDNNKVIQFIRSIVLSLLLILLIFISVLPHLGVILTSFSDEWFMTVLPTKWTLKYYQLAFAHPLAISSIRNSLMLSAASTFLNILIGVSIAYLVARKKIRGAMMLDILTMLSLTIPGLVLAFGYLTCFSGTFLDPRVNPVPLLIIGYTIRRLPYMVRSAYAGFQQCSVTLEEASSSLGAKPSQTFLRVTFPLIFMHVLVGSVLAFAFAMLEVSDSLILAMQERYYPITKAIYALLGRVTDGPQIASAMGVLGMGILIISFLIASKLLGKRMGDLFKV
- a CDS encoding ABC transporter ATP-binding protein, with protein sequence MVSVTLNQIKLSIADKLILNDINLKIDAGELFFLLGPSGCGKTTLLRLLAGFYQPDTGDIYFNDQRVNEFPPYQRNIGFVFQNYALFPHLTVAKNIEYGLRTRNIPIADRKKKVAEILALVKLSGYEKRSPGTLSGGEQQRVAVARALVISPDLLLLDEPLANLDAKLRIEMREEIRAIHRESGVTTIYVTHDCKEALSLADRIAVMRDGRILQVGTPKEIYYQPVNSFVAGFIGETNLINGTIQQILEHNQILIQTELGQLIANQGSIPVQPGQSVICSIRPESIQLQKYQASSTEYEHSPMNRFSADIVSASFQGEQEQIWFHLATGLEWKAVVTEAKAVSVKPGEKINISFPPEHIIVLKE
- a CDS encoding ParB N-terminal domain-containing protein, producing the protein MQNVSIASIKIGFRARFDFGNITELAEDIKHHGLLHPIVVTSDYALIAGFRRLKAAELLGWQEIPAIVQIQSSKEEIAGNETKFTIPNSNNKIESSLNYTLTKLEINSQDKQSAISKLKQFDMQLSENMQRKDLTPLELCEAILERKHRFEQVYGKIKHGGDHMSEEYQKSKLSKGELAFPDFYEQTAKLLKMSITTIYRFLQLKDLDPDLKELVSARALGYREALYQQSERNRARKKTQPQKALYKPIGVPSPAHIAPMQEQYQSAPNLIQLFMLIQHSFQIVQKLKKKPLEYDKFKLEYFYILIPQMEKLMEYYGEVLSRLLQEQEKKLQQLTSMNIEQPEQI
- a CDS encoding metalloregulator ArsR/SmtB family transcription factor; protein product: MREIAELFNLLSDQTRLRILNLLFQRPLCVCELEEVLQMSQSRISHQLKLLRAANLVIDERDRQWIIYRIQPQTEHFSQLILDILRQWLEQNEIAKSDLARLQECMVCGSRRTTVCNGNRKIQNPNVK
- a CDS encoding permease; amino-acid sequence: MLLQKILGGGLSALLDYLSAHVLTCLVPAFFIAGGIAVFVSQTAVMKYFGAQAKKWVAYSVASVSGTILAVCSCTILPLFGGIYKRGAGLGPATAFLYSGPAINVLAIVYTARLLGFELGLARALGAISFSIIIGLIMAWLWRKEETVKNSNNQMFILPDDQKPKHGGITILYFSVLVGILIFGAAKKWIITGILLVSLGIILYRWYKKEELKEWMFQTWDLFKKVFPILLVGVFIAGMLKVLVPESVITKWLGGNSLTANLLASVFGALFYFSTLTEVPIIKALLDLGMGKGPALALLLAGPALSLPSMIVLIRLIGFKKTLAYVILVVVMSTITGMLFGVII